A region of the Bryobacteraceae bacterium genome:
GACGCCATGGACATCCTCCAGGAAGCGTACCTGAGGATGCATCGCCGGTGGAGCGAGTGCGAGGGCGAGGCCAAGGCTGTCGCATGGCTCTATACGATCGTCCGCAACCTGGCCCTCGATCACCTGCGCCGGCGCGCACGGCGCGCCGAAGCTGAGATCCAGGAGAGCACCCTCAGCTCGTCGGCGGACGGGCCGGAGCGGGCCGCGGCGCGGGAGGAGCTGTCGCGGCGGCTGTGGGATGCGATCCGAAAACTGCCGGCCGAGCAGCGCGAGATTCTGCTGCTGCGGGACTGGCACGGGTTGAACTATTCCGAGATCGCCCAGGTGCTGGGGCTGAGTCTCGGAACGGTTTCCTCGCGGATCCACCATGCCCGGGAGAAGATCCGCGAGGCGATGGAGGACTATCTGCGATGACGGCGGAACGGCACGAGGAGATCCGGCGGATGCTGTCCGCCTGGCTGGACGGTGAACTCACGCAGGTGGAAGAGCAGCGGGTCCGGGTCCATCTGGAGGACTGCGTGGAGTGCCGCCGGGCCTGTGAAGACATGGCCCGGCTTCAGGAGATGACCCGCTCGCTGCGCTTCGCCGGGCCCGGGGAGGACCGGATGAAAGAGATCGAGAAAAGCCTGATGGTGCAGGCGCCGCGGCGTCTCGGATGGCTGTTCCTTGTCGGAGGGCTGGCGGCGTGGCTGGTCTATGCGGCGGTGATGGCGGCGCGCCACTGGCGTCCGCCCACGGTGGAGGAGCTGATCGCCGGCGCCGTGGTCATCGGATTTGTGATGCTGCTGGTGAGCGTGCTTATGGAACGGGTGCGGCAGTTGCGGCATGACAGGTACCGGAGGATCCACAAATGATCATCACGACTGTGCCCGAAATCGCGGGCAAACGAATCGTGAGAACGCTCGGCCTGGTACGGGGCAACTCGGTCCGCGCGCGCCATATTGGAAGAGACATTCTGGCGCAATTGCGCAACATCGTCGGCGGCGAGGTGACCGAGTACACGAAGCTGCTGGCTGAAAGCCGCGAACAGGCGCTGGACCGGATGGTGGAGGAAGCCCGGCTTCTCGGTGCCAACGCGATCATCGGCGTGCGCTTTGTCACATCCATGGTGTCGCAGGGGATGGCCGAGCTGCTCGCCTATGGCACGGCCGTGGTGGTGGAAGATGAGTAGTCTAAAATCGGCCTGGCTGCTGGCGCTGGCCGCGGCGCTGGCGGCCGTGCCGCCAGAGCAACTGCGCCAGCAGGCGGCGGAGGCGGCCGGGCTTCTTGTCGATGGGCGCTACGAGGAGCTGACGGCGCGCTTCAGCCCGGCGATGAAGCAGGCCGCGCCGCCCGAAAAGCTCCGGCCGGCCGTGGAGCCGGCGCTGAAGCCTCTCGGCGCGGTGAAGCGGATCGGAGAGCCGCAGATCGGCCGGCTCACCGGGATGGACGCGGCGCTGGTGCCGGTGGAATTCGAAAGGGGCTCGCTTCAGATCCAGGTCACGTTTGACTCATCGGACGCCATCGCCGGCCTGTTCCTCCGCCCCCCGGGCTTCACGCTGACACCCGCCTGGCAGCGCCCGCCCTACAGCCGCCCCGAAGCGTTTGAAGAACGCGAAGTGACCACAGGCGCCGAGGGTTGGCCGCTGCCTGCCACGCTGACCTTGCCACGCGGTGCGGGCCCCTTTCCGGCCGTGGTCCTGGTTCACGGCTCGGGCCCGAACGACCGCGATGAGACGGTGATGGCCGCCAAACCGTTCCGCGACCTGGCCGAGGGCCTTTCCAGTTGCGGCGTGGCGGTTCTGCGGTATGAGAAACGCACGCGCCAGCACGCGCAGAAGCTGGCCACGGCCGACATCACCCTGGAGCAGGAAGTGCTGGATGACGCGCTGGCCGCAATCGCGTTTCTGCGCCGTGAGCCGGGCATCGACCCCAGACGGATTTTCGTGCTCGGCCACAGCCTGGGCGCGTGGGCGGCGCCGCTCGTCGCCGCCGCCGACGGCCGCCTGGCCGGGGCCATCCTGATGGCGGCTCCGGCGCGTCCGCTGGAAGAGCTCTACCTGGAACAGATGCGGTACCTGGCCTCGCTTCATGGAGAGCCTCGCGCGGCCGAGCGCGCAAAACTGGAACAGGCCGCGCGCGAGGCGGCCGCGGTGCGGCAGATCCGCGAGACCGGCCAGGGGACGGAGCGCGCGCTGGGCGCGCCGCGCTCCTACTGGCTGAGCTTCCGCGGCAAGGACCCGCTGGCGGCGGCGGCGCGGATTTCCACGCCGATGCTGGTGCTACACGGCGGCCGGGACTATCAGGTGACCGACGAGGACTTCCGCCTGTGGCAGCGCGCTCTGGAAAGGCGCCCCGGCGCGGCGCTCAGGCGCTACCCGGCGCTGAACCATCTCTTCCAGCCGGGAGAGGGCCGCAGCACGCCGGATGAATACAACCGTCCCGGCCACGTAGCGGCGGAAGTGATTGAGGACCTCTGCGCCTGGATCCGGGGGCGTTGATCAGCCCTTGACGACAATATTGATCAGCCGGCCCGTGTGAATCACCTTGACGATCTGCCGGCCGTCAGTGTGGGCGCGGACGCGGGGATCGGCCAGGGCGAGCCGCTGCTGCTCCTCCACCGGCGTGCCATGAGGCACGCTGATGCGGCTGCGGAGCCTGCCGTTGACCTGCACCGGCACCTCGAGCTCTTCTTCGCGGGCGAGATTTTCGTCGAATTCCGGCCATTTTTCCTTAAAAACTGGAGTCGAATGGCCCAGAATTTCCCACAATTCCTGGGCGGCGAAGGGCGCAAAAGGCGCCAATAATAATGTCACTTTTTCGGCGCAGCCGCGCAGGGCGGACGCCGACATTGCCGGCTCGCACGCGTGCAATTCATTCATCAGTTCCATCAGCGCGGCGATGGAGGTATTGAAGTGCCAGCGGTTTTCAAAATCCTGGGTGATCTTGCGGATGGTCTGGTGGAGCTTGCGGAGGGCGCGCGCGTCGGCTTCGCCGGAGCCGCCGGCCGGGTC
Encoded here:
- a CDS encoding putative alternative RNA polymerase sigma factor SigM, translated to MSVSQAGQAGSFNEFFHRTNRRAYVFALHLSGNREDAMDILQEAYLRMHRRWSECEGEAKAVAWLYTIVRNLALDHLRRRARRAEAEIQESTLSSSADGPERAAAREELSRRLWDAIRKLPAEQREILLLRDWHGLNYSEIAQVLGLSLGTVSSRIHHAREKIREAMEDYLR
- a CDS encoding UPF0145 protein, whose product is MIITTVPEIAGKRIVRTLGLVRGNSVRARHIGRDILAQLRNIVGGEVTEYTKLLAESREQALDRMVEEARLLGANAIIGVRFVTSMVSQGMAELLAYGTAVVVEDE